The DNA window TCGTCGGCCCGATCAATGGGGAGTGGGAACGTCCCGGTTGCGGTCCTGGCATGGTGGCGGGGGCATTCGGGCTGAGTCGACGCTCTGCGAGGGCTTACGAGGCGTCGAGCAGGGCACGCCCCCGAAACGAGCCCGGTAGCAGGGCCGATGCACTGGAGCGCTCAGGGGCGGCGTCGTGCCGATCCATCCAAAGCGTCGTTTCGGGCGCGAGTTCCGCGAGAAGCTGCCGGCACGCCCCGCACGGGGTGCCCTCGGGGTCCTCATCGCACGTGAGGTAGAGGCGACGCGGCGACGGGAGTGCATACGAGTGCATCGTGCCCAGGACGTTGCGCTCGGCGCAGAGGATCCGGGCCCAGTCCGGGTGCTCGACGTTGACGCCCGGCACGAACGGCCCCTCTTGGGTCTCGAGAATGGCCCCGACGGGATACCCGGAAGACGGCACATGGGCCCGCCGGGACACGCGGCGGACCGCCTGCAGGCCGTCCTCCGTCCCGTCGATGGACACGTCGAGGCCCGGAGGCAGCACGGCCTGCATGGCGGGCAGCGCACCGTTCCCGCCCGCGCCCCGAACCCAGGCGTCGTCGGCGGCCGGCTCAAAGGGACCCTGGGGCAGGTCTTCGACATAAAGGGCCTCCTCCCGTCGGAAGGGGCGTGAGAGGACGAAGGCCACGATCGACGACTCGTGCCCGAGGGCGACGGCCGTGGTGTAGGCGTTGAGCAGGGCCGGAATGGTAAGGGAGTAGGAGGCGCTCTCCAGGCGCACCCCGGGGACCCAGCGGCCGTCGTCCAACAGGAGCACGGCCGCCGTCGGCGCGTCGGAAAACGGCACGTGGGCGCGGGGCAGAAGGTCGCGCGCCCGGCGACGAGGCGGGTCAAGGGCGGAGTCGGACGGGGGCATAAGCCGCGGGGGGGATCCGAAATTGACAAATTGGGCCGGTGGGAATCGGTGAAAACGGGAGGAGGTTCCGGTTTGGACGAGAGACAAACGCGGGGCAACCTTTCGGTCGAACCGGCTGGTGCTTAGATTTGGATCCAAATCATTCTTGCCGCAACCCCACGCCGCCGTATGCCCGATGAGCCGACCGAACTTGCCGTAGGCGAGAGCTTTGTGACCTCCGAGGAGGGAGACGACCTCCGGGTCGAGACGACTCGTAGCGAAGAGCATCTCTTCACGACGACCTACCGAGACGCCGAGACCGGCACCCTCCGTCTGGCCCTGCAGGTGGACATCACGACCGGCTCCGCGGCCATCGACCCCCGGAGCTACGACGCCGACTTTTGGACGCTCGTGGTGGAGGGGCTTCCCCGGCCCGACCTGGATCTGCAATCGGCCCTTGCGTCGGTTGAGGAGCCCGGCATTGAAGTGGACACGGACCGGCGCGAGCTTCATGTTCAGTCCGACGATGCCTGATCGTGGTGCGGGCCTGCTCCCGCCTCACCCACCGGCAGCGCGTCCCCCTGCGACCCCTTCAGCGCACCGCGGGCGAAGGCCCATCGCGGCGGGGACACGAGCGTCCAGTCAGGGGCCCTTGAGACTCACTCCTCCGCAATCACGTACGCGCCCCCTCCAAGCATCGCGACGAGAAGAATCTGGAGAAGAAGGCGGGACGACGCGAGGCGACCTTCGTAGCGGTACCGCGGCGTGCTCCACCGGGGCTCCGCGGCAAAGTAGCGATACTTGGTGACGCGCACCTCTGTCGCCTCGGCCTCGTCATTCAACGCCGTGCGGGTGGCCGTGTAGGGCGGAAAGAGGCACATCACGACGATTAGTCCCACCGTAACCAGTTGGATCGTCTGACGCATGCAGGGGGTGGGCTGTGGCAAAGGAGGACGAATCGCCTGGAATGAACTGCGATATCGACGGGAGGGTGTCGTGGCCGTTACCAGGACCCGGTCGCGCATTTCCCCGTCCGGATTCAGAAATGGCGGGGAGACGTTACCGGTATACAAGTTTAAAAAGCACTCTACATTTTCGGATTTTCCGGTGTAGGTTAAGGCTTTCGACTCTATTACGTTTTGCTACCATGATCCCGGAGCAATTCTGCTGACGTGTCGTGTCTCGGGTACTCGCATATGACACTGCGTCTGAGCTTCCGTCAGTCCAATTCCTTTTAATCCGGGTTGACTGGGATTCTCCTGCATGATGCGTGCTGCCGTGTCCTGCCGTGGATGGACCTCGCATCGGCACGGCGCGACGGTGTGCTGATTCCAGCGGCCTGCCAAATACCTCGTCGCCGTGAGCCGATTTCCCCGAAGCCTCTTCCTTGCCGTCCTGTCCCTCCTTATCGCAGCGCCCGCCGTCGAGGCGCAGACGCTGAAGCACGACTTTCAGCGCGATGGGGAGGAGTATACGGTCTACCTCCGCATTGAGGATCAGTGGATCGAGACGTGGCGTGTGGGGGAGCAGGGGGACTGCATGATGTACCCGTCCTCGGTCCAGTATGAGAACGACAAAATTCGTTTTCGGCAGGGAACCGAGTGGAGGGTGAACCGGATCGACGAGGAGACAATGGACATCACGTTTCCGGAGGGTCGGACCATCACCTACCAGGAGACCCAGCGCGACCCTGCCGTCCTCTGCAACGCCACCGACGGGGGCTCCGGCGACGAAACCTGATGCGATGCCCCGTGACGCCGCGCATCCACAGCGGGCACGCCGAGGGATGGACCGCGCCGGGATCGGCCCTCCGGGTCGCGGTTGCGCCGAACGTCCTTACCGGGTCCCCACACGAGCACGAGCCCCCCGTCGTCTCAACCCTCTTCGGAGTCGTCCGGGGTCTCGGGGGGCTGAAGCAGCGTCCACAGGACGTACATGGCCCCGAAGCCGAGGCCGAAGACGAGCACAATTCCGAGTGTGATGGCGACGAGACTGACAAAGGCCAGCGTCATGGCATTGGTTGTGTCAGGGAGAAAGTCCTTGCGTCGGTTGTGTGAGGGCCCTCCGTTCGTGGTCGACGGATGCGCTTCCGGGAGTGAGGCAGAAAGAAGCTACTCTCTTGGGGAATCCGACCCGGTGCGACGTCCGCCGTCGACGTACGGGTCGGCAATGGTGCCCGTGGCCCACTGAAAGGTCGCGTGGGCCTTCAAGGTGCTAATTTGGGCGGCGATGAACTGCTTTCGGGCCTTCGCCAGGGACTGCTCCCGCTTGTTGAGCACGAACAGCGTGCCCTGTCCTTGCTCGAAGCGCCGCTGCTCCAGTCGCCGAAGTTGTTCAGCGAGCCGCTCGTTGCGCTGGGCCGATTGGGCCCGGCGGTGGGCCTGGGACAGGGCGGCGAGGGCGGACTTCACGTCCGCCCGCACTGTTCGCCTAGCGATGTCTTGTTTTAGTTTGAGGTCGCGCAGCGCAATTTCGGTTTTCTCCACCTCGCTGCGGCGGCTCCGGGAAAAGAACGGCTGGTCGACCTCGAAGCCCACCTTGACGTCCGAAATGTTCAGCGGACTGTCCGTGTACGACACGGCCTGGGCCTCAAGTTTAACCTTGGGGCGGAGCTGCTCCTGCGCCAGCCGCTGCTCGATCTCAGTCTTCTGGCGCTTGAGATCCATCACCCGCAGCATAGGGCGGCGCGCGAGGGCGGTCTCCACGGCATCCGCCCGTCGGGTGGTATCTACAGGGGCGGGCATGTCCAGGTCCGGGGGCGCGTAGCGGAACGTCGCGGGGGAGCCGTCTTCCTCCCACAGAAACGTGGCGAGCTTGATGCGCTTCTCGCGGGCGGTCCGTCGCGCTTTCTCCAGCGTCGCCTGTCGGCTGGCGGTCGTCCGGGCCGCATCGACGCTGTCGACCGCCGGAATTTGGCCGGCCCGCGCCTTTTTCGTGACCAGGGCCTGGCGCCGCTCCGCCAACCGGAGGAGCCCGCGGCTCACCTCCAGGGTCTGCCGGGCCTTTACCCAGTCCCAGAAGGCCCGAGAAGCCTTCAGCAGCAACCGATTTCGTTTTCTGGCCTGCAGGGCGTCGGCCCGACGGGGCGCCAGCCGGGCCTTATCGAGCGCGGCGCGGGACTTGTCGGTCCGGAACCCCCCGAGCGGCGCGAACGAGAGGCCCAAGCGCGTTTCCCCCACCCGGGAGGTCTTCACCGACGGGTCGATGCTGGAGCCGAGCCCACGGCGATAGTCGAACTTGAGGGTGGGGCTCGCCGGCAGATTCAGGGGCCAGCTGACCCCACTCCGCAGGACGTTCAGCTTGTCCGCATCATCCTGCGTCTTGTACTCGTATCCGGATACGAGTGCCGGTTCGAAGCCGCCTCGGGCGTTTAGGACCCGGGCCGCAGCCCGGTCGTCCTCCAATCGGTTGGCCCGGGCGGACGGACTGGTCGCCAGCACCCGGCGACGAACGTCATCCAGGGTGAGCACCGGGCAGTCGTCCGACGACGAGCAGGGGATAGCGGCATTCGGGGCGCCGCTTCGCTCCGGCGTCCCAAACTCTTGTGCCTGGGCCGCCGTCCCCATCAGGGCGACTGCGAGGATAACGACAAAAACGCGGGCGGTCATCCGTATCGGGGGGTGAGACGTGTTGAATCGTCGCGGCACTCCCGGTCGGCTACTTCGCCGGGGCCGTGCCCTGTTGCGTAGAGAGCTGGGGGGGAAGGCCGTTCATGCGGCGCCAAATTTCGTACCCGAGCGACACGCTGGACAGTAGCACGGAGCCCTTCGCCGGCGCGCCCTGGCGAAGGTATTCGGGACTGGGCCAGCTGGTGGTGTCGGACGTATCCGGCACGACCAGCATTCGGAAGCGGCCGGAGCCGTCCCCGACGGGGTCGATGAAGCGAACCGTTCCCGTGAAGGTGCCGGTGGAGGCGTCGGGGAGCCCCGAAAACTGGAGGGCGGGAAATCCGGAAAATTGGAGCTGGACCTGCCGGCCCGGTTCAATGAGGGAGGCGCCGATGCTGCTCACGAAGAGCTCCGCGGCCCGGTCGTCCGTCTTAGGGGCCACTGTCGCGAGCGTGGTCCCCTTCTTCACGATCTGGCCCGGTCCCACGCGGTTGATGCTG is part of the Salinibacter ruber DSM 13855 genome and encodes:
- a CDS encoding cytidine deaminase, with product MPPSDSALDPPRRRARDLLPRAHVPFSDAPTAAVLLLDDGRWVPGVRLESASYSLTIPALLNAYTTAVALGHESSIVAFVLSRPFRREEALYVEDLPQGPFEPAADDAWVRGAGGNGALPAMQAVLPPGLDVSIDGTEDGLQAVRRVSRRAHVPSSGYPVGAILETQEGPFVPGVNVEHPDWARILCAERNVLGTMHSYALPSPRRLYLTCDEDPEGTPCGACRQLLAELAPETTLWMDRHDAAPERSSASALLPGSFRGRALLDAS
- a CDS encoding TolC family protein yields the protein MTARVFVVILAVALMGTAAQAQEFGTPERSGAPNAAIPCSSSDDCPVLTLDDVRRRVLATSPSARANRLEDDRAAARVLNARGGFEPALVSGYEYKTQDDADKLNVLRSGVSWPLNLPASPTLKFDYRRGLGSSIDPSVKTSRVGETRLGLSFAPLGGFRTDKSRAALDKARLAPRRADALQARKRNRLLLKASRAFWDWVKARQTLEVSRGLLRLAERRQALVTKKARAGQIPAVDSVDAARTTASRQATLEKARRTAREKRIKLATFLWEEDGSPATFRYAPPDLDMPAPVDTTRRADAVETALARRPMLRVMDLKRQKTEIEQRLAQEQLRPKVKLEAQAVSYTDSPLNISDVKVGFEVDQPFFSRSRRSEVEKTEIALRDLKLKQDIARRTVRADVKSALAALSQAHRRAQSAQRNERLAEQLRRLEQRRFEQGQGTLFVLNKREQSLAKARKQFIAAQISTLKAHATFQWATGTIADPYVDGGRRTGSDSPRE